A genomic segment from Bradyrhizobium sp. ISRA430 encodes:
- a CDS encoding catalase — translation MVDDASVAKQLVEAIIANLPAPVPGRRPVHTIGVGVRGKFVASDAARTYCIAEHFNGQPVDVSVRFSNGLGGPEQHDGWSDVRGMATRFHLSDGTGSDLIATTLGEFFVRNVEDFFEFAKVAKLETYRRRRWWLKLWDILQLKVPPRNPYPNETRSVDAGALRYANRHRFAQLGVFQIGLIGAPVSYARASYHAVHTFMVTAPDGVRRPVRFSWQPVAGVRNTDPTAVPRDKYLFEELKKRLQRWPARFLLMMTIGEAGDALDDPTKPWPGTRIRVVMGTLTLTEVPADQEAAGERISFNPCRLAPGIEVSGDPILEARLGAYEVSRKMRGGCPFRWRSDDAQ, via the coding sequence ATGGTCGATGATGCATCAGTAGCAAAGCAACTCGTCGAAGCCATCATTGCCAATTTGCCGGCTCCCGTCCCCGGGAGGAGGCCGGTTCACACGATCGGTGTGGGCGTGAGGGGCAAATTCGTGGCGTCGGATGCGGCGCGCACCTATTGCATCGCAGAGCACTTCAACGGACAGCCCGTCGACGTGTCGGTGAGATTCTCCAACGGATTGGGAGGGCCGGAGCAGCATGATGGGTGGTCCGATGTTCGGGGAATGGCGACCCGCTTCCATCTTTCGGACGGAACGGGAAGCGATCTGATCGCCACGACGCTCGGCGAATTCTTTGTCCGCAACGTCGAGGACTTTTTCGAGTTCGCCAAGGTCGCGAAGCTCGAGACGTATCGAAGACGACGCTGGTGGCTGAAGCTTTGGGACATCCTGCAGCTCAAGGTGCCTCCTCGCAACCCTTACCCGAACGAAACCAGGAGTGTCGATGCGGGAGCACTCCGTTACGCCAATCGGCACCGGTTCGCTCAGTTGGGAGTATTCCAGATCGGTCTGATCGGCGCACCGGTGAGCTATGCCCGCGCGAGCTATCATGCCGTCCACACCTTCATGGTGACGGCCCCCGATGGAGTTCGCCGCCCGGTTCGCTTTTCCTGGCAGCCGGTCGCAGGCGTTCGCAACACAGATCCCACGGCCGTGCCGCGCGACAAATATCTGTTCGAGGAGCTCAAGAAACGCCTGCAGCGATGGCCGGCCCGATTCCTGCTGATGATGACGATCGGCGAAGCGGGCGATGCGCTCGACGATCCCACAAAGCCCTGGCCGGGGACGCGAATCCGGGTGGTCATGGGTACCCTTACGCTCACCGAGGTCCCCGCGGATCAGGAAGCGGCAGGCGAACGCATCAGTTTCAATCCCTGCCGTCTCGCGCCCGGCATCGAAGTCTCCGGGGATCCCATCCTCGAGGCCCGCCTGGGCGCCTATGAAGTCTCGCGTAAAATGCGCGGCGGGTGTCCCTTCAGGTGGAGATCGGACGATGCCCAGTGA